A region of the Zhihengliuella halotolerans genome:
CACGGAGCTTGCTGCCACCTGTGCTACCTCCCGAGTCCTTCGCCGCGGCCGCCGCCGGCACGGACGCTGGGGTGATCTGCAGTTCCGTGCACGCTTTGACGTAGTTCGGGATCAGGTCCCGGCCGGCGCGCTGCAGTGCCGCCGCGCTGTCTCGCTGGGCCTCGTCGATCAGCCAGGCGAGTGTTTTCGCGGCGGCGATCGCGCCGGCGAACTGCTTCTTGTCCGCGAGGTGGTCGGCGTTCTTCACGGCTTCCGTTGTCGCGTCGACCATGTAGCCGGACCGGCGGCGCGGGCGGACCATCGGCGCGAACCGGTCGCCCCACTTCCTCACGTCTTCCGCGAGCTCGCGTTCGACGGCGAGTGCCGGGTGCGGGACGACCTTGCCGCGCGAGTCCTGGACGACCATGCCCTCGTCCTCGACGCGGGTCCGTGCTTCTCGCATGCGGGCGACCAGGGTGCAGAAGGCTTCCAGGGCTGCGCGGTCGATCCGTTCCGGGAGCTCGTTCGTCTCGACGAACTCTTCCCAGACGGCGCGGACGGCCTCCGGCATCTCTGAGGGCGGATCGTGCACGGGAGGCGCCTTCTTCGCGTTAGCCGCCATGCGATGCCTCCCTCACGTTGGTCAACTTCGGTGCGCTCAGGGGACCAGCTCTGACGGTCCGGCAGGCGCCTAGACTGCCCTGCCGGATACCAGCGAGCGGTCGCGCGTCGAGCACGGTTCGGTGCTCGAACTCCGGGCGCAGGCGCGCGACCAGGTCGGAGAGGTGCCGGCGGGAATGCCGCCAATCGACCATCAGCGCGATGTCGGAGACGGTCATGTTCGGGTAGTCGGCGAGCACGTCGCGGACGGCCGGCTCCGCCTCCTCAGCCGCGGACGGCCGCCAGTAGGTCTCCTGCGCGCCAGCGGTGAGCGCCCGGCGGACCGCGTTGCGAGATGCTGCCCGGTCCCGGGCGATGCCTCGAATCGATCCGCCGGCCAGGTGCAGCTGGCGGATCGCCGGACGATCATGCATCGGACGACCCGACCACGAGCGCCGGGGCGCAGCCCTCCTTGAGTTTGGCCAGGCGCGGATGATCCCGCATCCGCTCCGTGACGTGAACGGCTCGGGCACGCCTCCCGCGGACGCCATCCGGCGATCTCGGCGTGACGTAGACGTACTTCGTCCCCGGCGGCGCGATCAAGGTCTGCGCCCACGCGGCCCCGTCGCGCCGATCGACGCAGATGATGACCTCGCACAGGGCGCCGGGTGCTCGATTCCCGTTCATCAGGCCTCCTTGATGGGTCCATTTTCCCCGCCAACTCGCGGATTTTCGGGGGTTCAAGAGAGACTCCCCGGGGGGAGAGGCAGCTCCCGGCGACGACCCCCTCCAAACCGCATAAGCTACATTTTATTGGGGCCCCTCCCCCGGGCCGGTCGGCTACCAGACGGTGCCGATCACGCCGAGCGCGACGGTGTCGTCGGCCCATCCGGTGAAGAGTTCGACGCCGTCGTCGCGATCGAAGGACCGGAACCAGGCGTTCAGCGCGGCTAACGTGTGTCGGGCGTCGGCACGGCCTCGGTGGTGGATGCGACGGGCGAGGACCTCTCGGGGTTGAAGGACCACGTAGACCTCAGTGGCTCCGATGAGCCGCCGCGTCTTGGCCCGTGCCGACGACGTCGCACCCGCCCGGATCACCACAGCCTGCGTGTCACGCTCCTCGCGGAGGGATGCGATCGCCTCATTGAACTCCGCATCGGTCGACCAGTCCGGATCGTCCCGGTCGAAGACCCTCAGGCCAGAGGCCCGGGCCGCCGTGGTCTTGCCCGCCCCGGCCGGCCCGCACAGCAAGACAACCCGCCGGGTCACCACTGCCCCACCACACCGAGGCCGGGCCGCTCGCGCGGACCCTCCGCCTTGTTGCAGTCCAGGTGAGCAGGCGCCCAGTTCGACGGTTCCCACGTGAGCTGCGGGAAGTCCCGCCGCGACTTCAAGTGCTGGACGCTGCACGACTGCGGGTGCGGATAGCGCAGCGAGTAGTCGATCGGCTGCCTGCAGATCACGCACGGCGTGCGCCGGGCACGGCCACCGGCGCGCACCTGGTCGAGCGCTCTGGAAGCGGCTCGGCCACTCCACGCTGGAACCGATACGCCCTCCATGGTCGGGCCTCCTTCGATCAGCGGGTGCTTTGCGGCTCGCGGTCGGTCACCATCCAGTGATTCCCCTACGCGCTCATTGTCATCACTCCTCGGCTAGAAGCAGTTCCGGACATGACAAAGGCCCCAACCGAATCGGTTGGGGCCTTCGCTGATGACACGAATGCCACTTCACCACATAATCTATCTGACTATGTCAAGGCCGTCCGGGTGACCCTGCGAGGCCCCGGGGTCTGGCGCCGCGGCGCTGCGGTCTGGCCGAGCGCATGGCCTTGAACCAGGCGTCCGCCGGAACCGCGTGCTGAGGGTCCCGACTGCAGACGGCGACCTGCCCGACCCCGGGGCGGTCGACGACCGTGACCACGCCAGTGCACCGGACCGCGCCCCGCTCGGCGCCCGTCGACCCGACCGACTCCCGGTGGCCGCATTGCATCTGGGTCTCGACCTCGACGACCCCGTCGACGGCCGCCGCCTCGACCGCGTCGGCCGCCCGCTGGATCTCCGTGTACCACTCCACCGTCCACGACCCGTTCGGATGACCGGCCAGGTACTCAACATGCCACCGAGCCAGCCACCCGGCCAACGCCGGCGTCGACTGGTCCTCCGGCACCCGTGCCCCGGGTCGATCCATGACCAACTGGTGCACCGCCGACCACACCGCTTCCCGCGCCAGGCGCATCGCATCGGAGGCCCCGGCATTGATCGGCAACGGCGCGTGCACCTCGGTGCTGCCCATCCGCTCCGAGCCCCCGCCGCTTCGACCACGCTGCAGCGCGTCGAGCACCCTCGGCCACGCCTCGTCGATCGCTCGGAGGCTGTCCGCCAACTGCTCCCGGCACGGCGTGCACAGGTTCGACCGGTCAGCGGCCGCCACCCACACGTCGCCTTCTGCATGGATCCCGCACATCTCCGGGTAATCCACCGGTTCACTGTTCATCTTCCGATCCCTCCCGCTGCTCTCGCTCGTCGACCCACCGGTTCACGCAGCCGGTGCAGTTGCAGTCGCTCGGCCATCGGCACTCAGGCACGATGACCACCCGATTCGCTGGTGTCCTGGCACTTCCGGCAGGGCATCTCCAGACCGTGATCCGGACACGTCGTCTCCGTGACCGACGAGGGCCTACCACTCCACCCGTGCCACGGGGATCCGAACCGTCCTCCGGTCGAGACCTCGGGTGCAGCACCCGCATCAGTTCCCGTCTCAGGCCCAGTACTCACGGGGTCGGCTTTCTTTCCCCGCTTCCCACGGCGCCGGCTCTTGCTGGAGGGCTGAGGGATCGAGCGGGGCTGGCCCGCTGGTGACCCACTTGTTAACCCTTCAGTACCCTGCCCTGCCCTGCCAGCCCGCGTGCCCGCGTGCGTACGCCCGTGGACAGCTTTCTCCTCCGATATCGGATCCGATCGGTCCGCATTATCGAGTTCGATCGGATTTTCGTTCCGTTCCTCCGCCGGCGGGACCGGTCTTCGGGCCGGTTTCGCGTCCACCCGGGCATTGAACCTGGCGGCGGGGTCCTGCTGCGGCTCGACGGCGTCGTGCTCGCTCGGCGCGACGGGAGCGGTGCCAGCACCCTCGGGTGCTGGTCGCTCGACCGTTGCGCGTGCGGTGGCACGCTCCGGAGCCGGTCTCAGCGTGAATCCGGCCTGCTCTGGGGTTCTTCTGCCCTTCTGGCGGTTGCACGTTGCACAGGCGATCACGACGTTCGAGGGGCCGACGGCTTTCGTCGGGTCCACATGATCCAGCTCGGGGCGGCGGTCGCCCTTCTGCGTGGCCCGCTTGACCTCGGTGCCGCAGTACCGGCATCGGGCCCGGGTTGCGTTCGGTGCGTCCGTGCAGTCCCGCGCCCAGACGGCGGCGATCAGCTTCGCGTCCTTGAGTTCTTTCCGCTTGTCTCGAGCGAGCCGCACGTCGGCTCCGCGATCGTAGCCAAGGGAAAACCAGTCGTGGAACAGGAAGCTGCCGGCCGCCACGGACGGGCACGACTCGCAGTCATGCCCGGACCCGTGCCAGAGACCGACCTCGACGAGCTTGCCGGCCAGGAGATCGACTGCATCCTTGTTGAGCAGGATCTTCACCAGCTGGCGCTCGGAGATCAGACCGTCCGTGAGTGCGGCCTGGCACACGCTGCCGGCCATGGTCCACAGCCCCATCGCGCCGATGCCCAGGAGGTCATTCTCCAGCGCCTCCTCGGCCAGCATCGTCGCCTTGCGATTCACGTGGAGCTGGTCGTCGACCATGAAGAACGGCACGCGTCCCCTCCCCTCTCTCGTTGTTGTGTTTCTGCTCGCAATGACGTGCCAGCGACTGGACGACATAGGTCTGGCCGCAGCTCTGGCACTTCCACGGGTCGTCGTCGGCGCTCATCCGCGCGGCCCCGCCGCCGCGCGCAGGTGGCGCATCAGGAGATTGATCTCCCGCTCCATCCAGTCCCGGACCGCCGGCGCGGCGCCGACCTTCCCCAGCCACTTCTTGAGGACGGTCAGCTCGAGCCAGGGCGACGCGGCGTCGACGGCCGCCCGACCGGCGAGCGCGAGCTCTGCTTGGGTGCTGACAGAGAGCCGGTTCCAGTCGTGGCCGAGTGCCCGGGCGATGGCCTGACCGGCGGCCTCGTTGGCCTCCTGCAGGTAATGGTCACGCTGGGTGACTCTGGTGCTCACAGCGCATCACCGCCACGGTGCAGGACCACTGTGCTCCCGAGTCGGAGGTCGGCGGCCTCGACCCGAGGGACGCTGATGCCGACAAACAACTCGTCATCAGCGATGTCGTACTCGTCCGCGCCGATGCTGAGAAGGCTCACCCGCCCCTTCGTCGGCTTCGGCGCCAGGCGGGCTTTTCGGGCACGCTCGCGGTTCTTGGCGGCCTTGCGCTGCTGGCCGACGGTGCGGCCGGCGAGGTGCTCGGCGGTCGCCTGGCTGATCGCGATCTCTCTGAGGGGGCTGTCGTCTTCGTCGAGGACGTCCACGAAGTAGTGCCGATCGGCTTCGGAGTCGTGCGGCTCCGGACGGATGCCCGACATAGCGGCTTGGCACTCCTCTGCCGCCTGGAACAGGACGCCGTCGAGGGCCCAGAACACGCCTTCGGCGTGGTTGGCTTCGATGATCTGCAGGGCGATGGCGCTCATAGCCCCACCACCAGGAATGGCGTCCAGCCGGCGACGGGATCCTTGCTGACCGACTCGTCCGGCCAAAGCTCTTCGTCCTTCACTGCTGGGTCGGCCCAGTATGCGACGGCGTCGCCGACGATCTCGTCGAGGTCCTCTGGCACCTCAACGCCTGCGACGTCCGTGTAGAACGTGCGCGCCGCCTCCAGCGCAGCAGTGCGGTCGTGCGTACCGAAGATGACGAAGTCCGGGACTTCGGTTTCCCACACTTCGATCTTGGGCGCCGCATCCTCGGCGTGAGTCTGGCAGCAGGCGCAGGCGACGACCACGTCGGCCTGCTCGTCGAGCGCCTGCCCGGCGCACCCCTGGTGCTTGCCGTCCCGGCAGTCCGGTCCGATCGGCTGTCTTCTCGTCACGGTGTACTCCTTCGGTGGTTGGTCTTCTTCTGAGGGGCCCGTCCCGGATTCGAACCGAGTGCCGCCCGGCCGAACAATCAGCAGTTGGGGGAAGACTGATCGTGTGGCTGGCGTGGCTTGCCTATACGGGCCGTGGTGCCCCGGCCGACGGCCGGGGCGGTGGTTTACGGTCGTCGGCGCCGCGCGACCGGGACTCGCATCCGGAGCGCGTACGGGCACCCGGCGAACTCGGGGGCCGCAGCCGTCCAAGGGTGCCGGGAGGTCTCGACGACGACAGCCTCGGGCGGGGCCTGCGGGACCAGTCCGGCCTCGTCCAGTGCGACGACGAGCGCCGGCATCCCCTCCTGGAGGAGCGGTGGCAACTCGCCCAACGCCGGAGGTGTCCGGCGGTCCTCACCCGTGATCGGCCACAACATCTCGTACACGTCCGCGGTCATGACGCCTTCCGCTCGGCTGCACGCCTTCGCCGATGGATGTTCGCCCGCTCCTCCGGAGTCTTCCCGCCGAACATTCCCGCCCGGTTCGATGCGGCCCCACGCTCGCCTGCGAGAGCATGCTCGAGGCACGCCTCACGGACTGGACACGATTCACAGCGGCGCCGGGCCATGTCGTACCGGTTCGGATCCCAGTTCGAACCCGGGAAAAACATCTCGTCCGCCAGGTCCGGGTCCATGCCCGCGCACGCCGCGTCCCGGAGCATTTCGGGTACCTCGAGCATCGAGGACGCCTGCGCCTGAACGCTCGGGGCTGCTTGGGAACTACGCGGCGTCATCGTCCGCCGCCTCGTCCTCGCCTCCGTCGGCGTCGCTCGCGGGCTCGGTCTCCGGCTCCCGCACGCCCATCGCCTGCTGTTCGACCGAGTCCCACTCGTGCCCGAACCAGGCCGCCACGTTCTCCTGCCAAATGCGGCGCATGTGCGCACGCTCGCCCCGGATCTGCCAACCCTCCGGCTTCGCCAGCGGCTTCTCGGCGGCGTCCCAGTACTCACCGAGCGTCGCGAGCCGGACGAGCTGCTGCCACGAGAACTTCTGGATCTTCTTCTCCAGTCGGTCACGCCACGCGTTCCACTCCTTCGCGTGCCCGTAGTAGTCACCTTCGAACCCCTTCGGGATCCCCGTGACCTCGACGAGGATCTCGTCCGGCACCGAATAGACCTCGCGCTCGAGCAGCCGACGCAGCATGTCCAAGTCCGCCGGATAGCCGCCGGCCTGCCGATCCTGGACACGGTCGATGTAGTGGCGGTGTCTCACCTCCGCCGAGACCGGGAGCTGCCCACGCAGCGCCCGCAGCAGCTCCTTGCGAGCCTTCTCCGCCTCCGTCAGGGCGACCTTCGGTGTCGACGTCGGCGCGAACCATTTTGTCTCCACCTCGCCGCCTTCGAGCCCGGCGTCGTGAACCAAGAACTTGTGACCGGCTGCTGCGTGCTCCTCGTCCGAGAGCTCGTCCGTCACCTGCTTGTGCCTGCCGTCGTAGGCGATGTCGTACTTTCCCTGCTTCGCGCCGACCGCCTCGAGCTGCTGCACTTCACGTCGCTTAGCGACCGTCCCGCGTGCGGACCCGATCAGGCGGATCATGCCGTCCCGATCCAGAGCCCACCGGGCACCACCCAAGGACTCGTGCACCTGGGCCGTGACCTCGGGATCGCCGGCGTCCTCGACCTTCTGCAGCTCGATCAGCGCATCGATCGACAACTGCCCCGTCGCGTACTTCTTCTGAATGTCCTCCGGCGCCTTCGTCACCCGGGCCTTCGCCAACACTGCCGATCGCGGCTGCTTGAACTTCTTGCCGATCGTGGACTCACTGCGGCCGAGGTCCAGCATCGTCTGGAACGCCTGCGCTTCCTCAGCGACAGTCAGGAGCTTGTGATTCCGACCGGTCGTCATCATGACGTCGAGATCGCCGAGCTCGTGCGTCTGCGGCTCGTCGACGACGACGCACGGCACCTCCGACAAGTTGGCGCGGATCGCGGCTAGGCGCCGGCGGTGCCCATCCTGCAAGCGGTAGTCGCCGTCCACGTCCGGGTCCGGGTAGACACGGAGCGGGTTCTGCACGCCCATCGTCTTGATATCGCCGGCCAGGCGCTCGATGTGGTCATCGTCCGCGACCGTCCTGATGTTCGCCGCGTTCGGTCGGATCTTCTCGATCTGGATGGTCTCAAGCTTCATCATGGGATTCCCCCTTGTCGTTCGTTCTGGTGTGCTCGCGGGTCCGCTCGTGCGCGGCCGCCTGCTCGTACGTGTGCGCCTCGACCAGCGACGTGAACGCCGCCGCGATGACGGCGGCGACCTCCATCGCCGGCGCCCCATCCGCCAGTCCTGCCCGGGCCTTCTCGATCTGCGCCTCGGCCGCGAGGCGCATATCCGCCGCCGCCTGCCCGGCGAGGTCTTGCCGCTCGAGCAGCGCCGCCAACTCTGAATCCGCGACGTCCACATGCCGAGTAAGCGCGGAGTCGATGTCCGCCGTGGCCACGAGTGCCCGTGTCACGGCGTCCTGCAGCGGGCTCACGTTGCCGAGGAACTCCGCCTCGGTCACCGGCACCCGCAAAAGCCGAACCGTCTCCGACTGCGATTTCAGGTCGTCCTCCATCATTCGGAGTCGCTTCGCTAGATCACTCATTCGTTCTTGCTCCCGTCGTCGAGGACCGCGCCAAGTGCGGCGGCCAGCATCAGGCCGGCCGCGAGCACCGTCGCGCCGTTCATCAGGTGGAAAGTCATCAGGTAGATCGCGCCGAGAGTTACCACCAGCGGCGCCCAGACCAGGGCGCGGCGCCGGTGGGCCGCGACTGCGGGGGCTGGCCGCATCATCGGGCACCACCGGCCTCGAACAGAGACGGCGCATCCGCGGCCGCCGGCGGCTCCGGGTTCAGCCCGAACCACGCACACGGCTCGTCCTGGCCCGCGAGCGTGATCGTCGCCCCTCGCGGCTGACGCAGCGTCGTCACGTCCACGTGGACCCGCTTCCCCGGCCAGAGGCCCAGCGCCGCGGCCTCGACCAGCTTGCGGAGGTGCTGGTCATCGCGGAAGCCAACGGAGATCCACGTCTGCCGGTACTTGTGGCCCTGGGCGTCTGCCAGGCGCAGCTTCAGCCAGAGCGTCGCGTACGTCTTGTACGGGCGGCGGGCCATCACGCGACCGCCTTCCACCGTGCCGACAGCACAGCGCCGATCGGCGGCTGCCCCATCTCGGCCAGGGCGTCGTCCACGCGCAGCTCGTCGGCCACGGCCAGGACCAAGGCCTCGGGCCCCTTCAGCGCGACCTGCCGACACCAGACCGGCGCCGCCTCCTCGAGTTGGCGGTGCCGCAGCGAGATCCGGGCCCGGAGGATCCGCGTCTCAGCGGCCTTCCGGTACGTGGCCGCGAGCATCGGCTGACGAGTGGCCTCAGCACGATCCGCCCGGGCAAGCAGCGCGGTCGCCTGCGCGACGTAGTCCACGACATGGTCCGCCACCGGCGCCGCGTCACGCTCCCGCCGGGCGGCTGCCTCGGCCTCGACCCGCTTCTGGCACTCGCGTTCGTGGGCGTCGACCTCGTCGCACCAGTCGTAGTAGTCGGTCAGGTCGTCCACCTCGGCGTCGGTCGTGCCAAAGATCCCCGTCGCGTAGTCGCAGTGCTCGCATCTGAACTCGACACGCATCAGGCTGCCTCCTGGTTCGTCTTGGCCGCGGCGATCGCTTCGGCCGCCGCGCTCGTGGACAGCCAGGCCGCGTACACGCCGGCCGCCGAGCGGATGCAGTCCTCCCGCGTCATGACAGCACCAACCATCGCGGCCGGCTCCTTGTTCTGTAGACTTGGCATTGATTTCCCTTCCGAAATCACGCCTCCAGCCGTTGCACCGGCTGGGGGCATTTTCATTTGCAAACGGCGAGCGCCGCGCTACCCGGCACGCTTGACGTTCTCACTCGTGTTGCTTGATATTTCGGGCACAAAGTAGACATCCAGGGGGACGTCGAGTGCCTCGCAGATGAGTTCCGCAGTGCGCCCCTTATTGAGGGACTGGGTGCGTCCGCAGAGCAGGTTGTCAATCGTTCCCGGTGCGCATTCGGCGTACTTTGCCAGTCGTCGATTGGACCAGCCTTTCCGTTCCATTCGAGCCTCAAGTGAGTCTCGCGCTACGAGGCGCATTCGCATTCCAGTTGGCCACCTCCTTCGCTGAGTCCGGGTCATGGTCCGTGCTTGCTGGTTCATCTAATCCCCCTTAGGCGGTATTCGTCAAGTGCTGCTAGATAGAACGTAAACCATTGTTAGGCAACTTGGCAAGGCGTTGACGGCGGATTGCGCGGGATGACTGTGCGGCACGAGGATTTTCCGAAACTTCTTGTTAGGCAAATTCGCCGGTGTCGTTCGCCTGCACCCTTAGGCAGTGCCTAAGATCGTTGAATGGACACGCATGGAACCATCCAGCGACGCTAGGGACGTGATGACCGAACGAACGCTCGCAGACCTCATCGAGGCCGCCCGTCAGCGCGACACCAAGCCGCTGTCGTACGACTCGCTCTCGAAGCTGTGCGGCGGCAAGCCAAGCCCGCAACGCCTCAACCAGTACGCCACTGGAGTCCTCAAGAACTTCCCGGACCCCGATTCGCTCCGCGGTCTCTCACGCGGAACAGGCCACTCGATCGAGACGCTGCTTCGAGCTGCCGCACGTTCGCTCGGACTCACCGTTGGCGACGACAATGACAGCGCGATCATCGTCGCCGGCGCGTCAGAGCTCCCGGACTCGGCCCGCGATGCGGTCAAGTCGGTCGTCCAGGAGCTGGTCCAGCTAGCCAGCGAGGCACGCCATGCAAAAGACCCACGGACAGAAGAACCTCCACACGACCAACAGGCGGCGGTGGGTAGCAACCACGCTGGCCAGGAACAGAAGACGGGTCCACTAATGGATCCGACATGGCAGGAGTACCGGGAGACGAAGACGACCTCTGCCGCAGATGACGCCGAGGCGATCATCCGTCAATCGAGGAAGGACCAGGAGCGGAGGCCAGCCGAGTAATGCCGGTAACTGTTGGGGGGCCAATGCCGGATCTGGTCATGGGTGCCGACGGGCGACGCGTGCCACCTGTGGGCGTGCACGTCGTCGGCATGTCAGCCGTGATCGCACACCTCGTTACGAATCGGCCAGACGAGAACCATCGCGCGCAACTCGCCAAGGACCTTCTCGACTACGTCAAGCTCATGCGAGATCTCGGACTGCATGTCGAGCGAGTCCTCGTTGACGGCAGCTTCACATCTGACAAGATGTACCCGCGAGACATCGACTGCTCTCCCATCGTGGACGGAAGCCTCTCCAAACCCATCCCCGAGATCCTCAACACCGTGACGTCCTGCTGGGTCTCACCTCGAGACCGCTACAAGACAACGCCTGTCCCCTGGCTTGAACGCACAGTAGGCTTGGACGTCTACGGATTCGTGCAGATCCCCACATCCCATCCGAACCACAATCTCGGCCTCGAAGCCGAGCGCTACTGGAAGAACTGGTGGCAGCTCGAGCGCCAAGGGGCCGGGACGCCCTCGAAAGGTTGCCTGGAGGTGATCATCGATGAGTAGCTACGGAACCGGACTCGCCGGATTCCTTCGCGATGTCGAAGACGTCCTCGAGCAGTACCGGCCGAGCGCCGATGACGACTGGATGACCCAAGCCAACCGGACCAGCCTCGAAGCACTCCGTGACGAGGTCCAAGGGGCCACGCTCGAAGTGCAAAAAGGCTTCCGCGCGCACTTCGAACACGGCGCGATTCAGGGCCATGCGGGCCCCGCGAACCAGATACTCAAAGCCATGGTGGCGTTGAACGACGCTGTCGTCGCTCTCGTCAACCGCAATCTGGCGGAGCCGTACAAGACGATCACCGACAACATCCGCGAGAAGCTCGGCCTCTGGGTTGTGCCCGCCACCGCGGGCTCCGTCGTGATGGAACTCGTCTGCCCGCCCGCCACTGCCGTCGAAGAACGCGAGCCCTCCCACCGCCCGATAGACGGGCAGACGGCGCACCCGATCATCGACGACCAGACCCCCGCGCCGACGGCTTCCACGATCGACGAGGTCCTCTCCGTCCTTCGCGCGACCGTCGACCATGAGCCGGGCGACGACCTCGAACTCGAGAACGCCCTCGTCGACATCGGATACCAGGCCACCGCAGCCATGCGCCGGTTCGCCGAACGGTGCATCGAACTCGGGGCGACCATCGAAATCAGCGATCGCACCCCGACGTCAACACCCGTCACGGTCCGCACACAAGACGCCCAGTACCTGAAGAGCACGATCAAGACACTGGGCCTTGAAGAGGAACCACTCATCGTCGAAGGCGAGTGGGTGACGGGCAGTGATGTCCGCGACGTGTTCGACCTCAGGAAAGCCGACGGGACGTACATCAAGGGCCGCTTGCCGAAGCAACTGATCATGGACTCTGCCGCCGCATACAAGAAGTTCGTGCAGGCTGAAATCCAGATCATCCACCGCGGTGGAGTCCAAGGACAGCAACAGCACGTCCTGCAGAAGATCACGGTCCTCGCCGACACCGTACCCGCCGACTTCTTCGACGCGCCGAGCGAGCCTCCCGCCGATTCATAAGTCAGCCCACGCCACCGGAGTCCAACGTGACCACCCCGCAACAGAACAAGCGCCAGAAGCCGCGTGCGGTCCTCTACCTGCGTCAATCCACCTTCCGTGAGGAATCAATCAGCCTCGAGCTCCAAGAGACCGCAGGGCGCGATTACGCCGCGAAGAGCGGCTACGAGGTCGTCGGCGTGGAATCCGACCCCGGCATCAGCGGTCGCACCTGGAACCGGCCGGCCGTCCAGCGCGTCATGTCGATGGTCGCGGACGGGACCGTCGACGTCATCGTCCTCTGGAAGTGGTCGCGCCTCTCCCGATCGCGTCTTGACTGGGCAGTGGCCGCCGACAAGGTCGAGACCGCCGGCGGCCGCATCGAGTCCGCCACCGAGCCCCTCGACGTCTCCACTTCGACCGGCCGGCTCGCCCGCGGCATGTTGACCGAGTTCGCGGCC
Encoded here:
- a CDS encoding helix-turn-helix transcriptional regulator, which codes for MERKGWSNRRLAKYAECAPGTIDNLLCGRTQSLNKGRTAELICEALDVPLDVYFVPEISSNTSENVKRAG
- a CDS encoding terminase small subunit, giving the protein MAANAKKAPPVHDPPSEMPEAVRAVWEEFVETNELPERIDRAALEAFCTLVARMREARTRVEDEGMVVQDSRGKVVPHPALAVERELAEDVRKWGDRFAPMVRPRRRSGYMVDATTEAVKNADHLADKKQFAGAIAAAKTLAWLIDEAQRDSAAALQRAGRDLIPNYVKACTELQITPASVPAAAAAKDSGGSTGGSKLRVLRSNATGARSG
- a CDS encoding WhiB family transcriptional regulator gives rise to the protein MTPRSSQAAPSVQAQASSMLEVPEMLRDAACAGMDPDLADEMFFPGSNWDPNRYDMARRRCESCPVREACLEHALAGERGAASNRAGMFGGKTPEERANIHRRRRAAERKAS
- a CDS encoding HNH endonuclease; the encoded protein is MEGVSVPAWSGRAASRALDQVRAGGRARRTPCVICRQPIDYSLRYPHPQSCSVQHLKSRRDFPQLTWEPSNWAPAHLDCNKAEGPRERPGLGVVGQW
- a CDS encoding HNH endonuclease, which encodes MPFFMVDDQLHVNRKATMLAEEALENDLLGIGAMGLWTMAGSVCQAALTDGLISERQLVKILLNKDAVDLLAGKLVEVGLWHGSGHDCESCPSVAAGSFLFHDWFSLGYDRGADVRLARDKRKELKDAKLIAAVWARDCTDAPNATRARCRYCGTEVKRATQKGDRRPELDHVDPTKAVGPSNVVIACATCNRQKGRRTPEQAGFTLRPAPERATARATVERPAPEGAGTAPVAPSEHDAVEPQQDPAARFNARVDAKPARRPVPPAEERNENPIELDNADRSDPISEEKAVHGRTHAGTRAGRAGQGTEGLTSGSPAGQPRSIPQPSSKSRRRGKRGKKADPVSTGPETGTDAGAAPEVSTGGRFGSPWHGWSGRPSSVTETTCPDHGLEMPCRKCQDTSESGGHRA
- a CDS encoding DUF6932 family protein, yielding MPDLVMGADGRRVPPVGVHVVGMSAVIAHLVTNRPDENHRAQLAKDLLDYVKLMRDLGLHVERVLVDGSFTSDKMYPRDIDCSPIVDGSLSKPIPEILNTVTSCWVSPRDRYKTTPVPWLERTVGLDVYGFVQIPTSHPNHNLGLEAERYWKNWWQLERQGAGTPSKGCLEVIIDE
- a CDS encoding ParB/RepB/Spo0J family partition protein, whose product is MMKLETIQIEKIRPNAANIRTVADDDHIERLAGDIKTMGVQNPLRVYPDPDVDGDYRLQDGHRRRLAAIRANLSEVPCVVVDEPQTHELGDLDVMMTTGRNHKLLTVAEEAQAFQTMLDLGRSESTIGKKFKQPRSAVLAKARVTKAPEDIQKKYATGQLSIDALIELQKVEDAGDPEVTAQVHESLGGARWALDRDGMIRLIGSARGTVAKRREVQQLEAVGAKQGKYDIAYDGRHKQVTDELSDEEHAAAGHKFLVHDAGLEGGEVETKWFAPTSTPKVALTEAEKARKELLRALRGQLPVSAEVRHRHYIDRVQDRQAGGYPADLDMLRRLLEREVYSVPDEILVEVTGIPKGFEGDYYGHAKEWNAWRDRLEKKIQKFSWQQLVRLATLGEYWDAAEKPLAKPEGWQIRGERAHMRRIWQENVAAWFGHEWDSVEQQAMGVREPETEPASDADGGEDEAADDDAA